DNA sequence from the Cohnella herbarum genome:
AAGTTAATTTACAATCATAATCCTATTTTAACCTTTCAATCCGGTTGTCGCGATGCCTTGGGTGAAGTATTTCTGACCCAGGAAGAAGATGACAAGACTAGGAACGATGGACAGGACGGACATTGCGAACACGGCTCCCCAGTTAGAGCTGCCGCTGGAATCCAGGAAGAGGCGCAAGCCTAGCGGAACGGTGAATTTCTTAATATCGCTCAAGTAGATCAGTTGACCGAAGAAATCATCCCATGTGCCCATGAACGTGAAGATCGCGGCGGTCATCAACGCAGGCAGGCTAAGCGGCATAATGATGCGGAAATAGAGCGTAAACCAGCCGCAACCGTCGATCTTAGCGCTCTCGTCCAATTCTTTAGGAATACCCCGAATAAATTGCACGATCAAGAACACGAAAAAAGCGTCCCCGACGAATTTCGGCGTCATCAGAGGCAGGTAAGTATCTACCCATCCGATCTCATGAAACATAATATATTGGGGAATCAGCGTAACATGTCCCGGTAGCATGATCGTACCAAGCATCAACGCGAAAAGCAGGTTTTTCAACGGAAAGTCGATACGCGCGAACGAAAAGGCCGCCATAGAAGAACTGAGTACCGTCCCGATGACCGCGACTACGCACAATAAAATGGAATTAAGGAAGAACCGGCCGAATTGAATGTTGCGTAACCCGTTCCAGCCTTGGGAATAATGCTCGAACGTAATCGAGGAAGGCCACAAACCTTTAGACGTAAAGATTTCCGTAGTCGGTTTCACGGAGCTGCTGATCAACCAGAATACCGGATATAGCATCAAGAGCCCGCATCCCAGCACGATTACATGAAACAGGGCTGTTTTGAACTGTCGATTAATTGCCATCGATTAATTCCTCCCATCCGAATAGTAAACCCAGTAACGGGAGGTCAGGAACAATAAGCCGGTGAAAGCTGCGATGATAACCAATAACAGCCAAGCCATTGCGGAGGCGTATCCCATGTCCAGGAAAGTGAAGCCCTTAATATACAAGTACAAAGAATAGAGCAAAGTCGAATTGATCGGACCGCCCGAACCATTGCTTATAATGAAAGCTTTAGTGAACGTTTGGAACGACTGGATCAACGTAATTGTCAGATTAAAGAAGATGACGGGCGTAAGCAGAGGCATCGTGATTTTCGAAAATTTACGAAAAATGCTAGCACCGTCTACGGTAGCCGCTTCATATAACTCTTGAGGGATTTGCTTAAGTCCGGCCAAGAAAATAATCATGACCGACCCGAACTGCCATACGGACAATCCGATCAGAGAATAAATCGCGTACTTCGGATCGGCTATCCAATTGGGTCCCTCGATCCCGATAAATGACAAACCCTGATTGAAAATCCCCTCTTTGTCGAACACTTGTTTCCACAACACGGAAATCGCGACGCTTCCTCCAAGCAAGGAAGGAATGTAATAGATCGTTCGGTATAAACCAAGAAGCTTCATGCCTTGATTAAGCAACATAGCCAGTCCGAGCGCGAACGCCAAACGGAAAGGAACCGATAGTAACACGTATTGAAAAGTAACCTTGATCGAATCTCCCAAACGGTAATCGTCCGTAAACATCGTCTTATAATTTTCGAAGCCGATCCATTTCGGTGCCGTAAGCAAGTCATACTTCGTAAAGGACAAATACAAAGATGCGATGATCGGGCTTAAGTAAAGCAAGATAAAGCCGATCAACCATGGCAACAGAAACAAATACCCGGCTGCATAGGTTTTGTATTTCTGCATAAGATTAGCTCTCCTATCTTAGGGAAGAGGGAGCCGTCTAAGGGCTCCCGGTCTTCCGTTTTCTCTAGATGTTACGTTTATTGCGCTTTTGCTTTGACTAGCAATTTATCCAATTCGGTCATGAATTCATTGACGGAAGAATCGATCGGTTGAGCTCCGAACGCGATTTTCTCGCTCGTTAACTGCAACAATTTAATGAATTCATTATCCAACGGGAATTGTTGATACTCGACGGCCGGTGCCGTATCGCTTACTAGCGAGATGTAATCGTAAAGAACTTTATCGACCGGCGTGGATTGCGCGGACAATACGTCGCGAATTTTGCCTGCCGGCGGAACGCCTCTTGTACTGCCAAGGATAACGCCTGCTTCAGGGTCGTTCACCATGAAGTTAATGAACTTCGCGACTTCTTCAGGATGCTTAGTTCCTTCATACGAAGTGATGAATTGTCCGGAAATCGGAGGGACCATTCCGCTGCCCGCCGAACCGTTCGGGTACATGCTCAAAGCCAACTTATCCTGAGTCAGCTCTTGGAAACCGAAGATTTGGGATGCCGACATGCTTTGAATGGCAACTTGTCCCTTAACGATAAGGGATTTATCAACGGCCGTCGGAGGGTTGGCTACTTGAACGTCCGCAGGCACGATAGCTCCCGCTTTACGCAATTCATCCCACATCGTGAACCAGTTGATCATATCTTGGCTGTCGAAATGGCGTTCGCCGTCGCGATATAACTCTTTGCCGTTACTTCCCAAATACGAAGCCAACGAAGCCGCATCGCTGGAAAGATCGTACGAACCGTAATGACCTTTGCCTAGTTTCTGAGCAATTTGAGTCGTCGAGGTTTTAAAGTCTTCATAAGTCCATGTATCCGTCGGAAGCGGTACGCCCGCTTTCTCGAACATGCTCGCATTGTACATTAATGCGGTTGAACTAACGCCTAGCGTGACGCCGTACAGCTTCTCTTCGAAAGTAGCCGCTTTCACGTATCCGCCGTTAAAATCGTCCAAGACTAGAACGTTGCCTACATATGGAGTCAAATCCAGCAATGCTTTTTTGTCTACGTATTCTTTGATATTTCCGCCCATCTGGATCAAATCCGGGGCGTTGCCCGCAGCAATCTGAGTGTTCAGCTTATCCATATATCCGTCGAATCCGGAATATTCCCCCGTGATTTTGACGCCTGGATTTTTTTGCTCGAACAGCTCGATGACTTTTTGCGTTTTTTCGTGGCGCTCATCCGAACCCCACCAAGACATGCGCAATTCGACTTTCTTACCGCTATCCGCGGACGGCGAGGCCGCCGGTTGCGATGCCGAGCTCTCTTTGCTTGGTTCGTTTGCGCCATTGGAGCAAGCGGATAATAGCATCGTCAAGGCAAGCGAGACCCCGGTAATTGTTTTTTTGTTTAACATAAAGCGAACCCTCCTTAATGTTTGAATGCCTCCTCATTGTAGGTTAGGAAAGAAGGGAAAGACATAAACAAAAGTAAGGGATACCATAAGAATAATCAGTTATGCTAACTATTTTGCACATATTTACGATCCTTCCACCCCATGAACGATAAGAAAAGCACAAAACAGGTGACTCCCGTTAAATAATGGAATCACCTGTTTCGCTCGCAGGCTATCGCCGATCAACCCTTCGGCTTAACGACTAACGCGGCTAAAAACGAAAATACGATCGCCGCGGAAATGCCCGCGCTCGTTATGCTGAAAATACCGGTAATAACCCCTATCCAACCTACGTCCTGCAGCTCCGACAGAGCCCCATGAACCAATGCGTTGCCGAAGCTCGTTATCGGCACTGTCGCTCCGGCCCCCGCGAAGTCGACAAGCGGATCGTACCAACCGACGGCATCCATTACCGCTCCAGTGACGACCAACAATGACATCGTATGCGCCGGTGTAAGCTTTACGACGTCGAACAATAGCTGGCCAACGACACATATCGCGCCGCCGACCACGAAAGCCCATACGTAGTCCATCATAATTCGGCACCTCTTTGCTTCTCAGTGTTTGGCGCTTCTATCGCTACTGCGTGCGCTACGCATGGAATGCTTTCCCCTTGCTGATACGAAAGCGGGCTGAGCAAAGCTCCCGTCGCGACGACCAATATCCGGTTCAGTTCTCCCTTATGGATCCGTTTCAAGAGATGACCGTAAGTGACGACCGCCGAGCAAGCGCACCCGCTGCCTCCCGCCTGAACCTTCTGCTTCTGTACGTCATAGATCATCAGCCCGCAGTCCTGAAACTTCGTCTGATCCATCGGCACGCCGTTTCTTTGCAGCATCTCAGTCGCGATCGGATGGCCTACGCCCGCTAGATCTCCCGTTACGATCAAGTCGTAATACCCCGGCTCTCTTCCGGTATCCTGAAGATGCCCTTGAATCGTATCCACGGCAGCGGGAGCCATTGCCGCCCCCATATTGAAGGGGTCTTTAATGCCCAAGTCCATGATTTTGCCAATCGTCGCCGCGGTAATGATCGGTCCTTCTCCTTCGCTGGCAATGATGGACGCGCCCGCGCCCGTAACCGTATATTGGGCCGTCGGCGGTTTCTGCGATCCATACTCCGTCGGATACCTGAACTGCTTCTCTACGGTGCAATTGTGGCTGCAAGTGCCCGCCATGGCATATTCGCCGGCGCCGGAAGATACGATCAGAGACGCTATGGCGAGCGATTCCATCGAAGTCGAACAAGCGCCGAATACGCCAAGATAGGGAGCCCCTAACGTGCGTGCCGCGAAAGTATTACTAATAATCTGATTCATTAAATCTCCGCCGACGAAGAAGCTGAGCTTATCCTTAGACAGCTTCGCATGCTGCAACGCGATATCGGATGCTTGCTCCAGAAGCACCCTTTCGGATTTCTCCCAGCTAGGCTGTCCGATCTCCAGGTCGGGATGAACGAGGTCGAAATCGGAAGAGAGCGGACCCTCTCCCTCATCGGGTCCGACGACGGTTCCCGTTGCTATAATGACGGGCGGCTTTGGAAAAACCCATGTCCGTTTACCCTGTAGTATCATGCCACGCCCCGATTCCGAACACCCAGTAGATAATGCCGATTACGAAAGCCGCCACGACGCCGAACACGATGACGGAACCCGCCAACTTAAACATATTGGAACCAACGCCAAGTACCAAGCCTTCGGCCCGATGCTCGATCGCCGCCGACGCCATGGAATTCGCGAAGCCCGTTACCGGAACCGCGCTTCCCGCTCCGGCCCATTGCGCGATCTTGTCATAGACGCCCATGCTGGTCAGAATAACCGATAGCAGGATCATGATCGCTACGGTCGGGTTGCTGGCATCCTTGGATGACATGTGGAACACCGCGATGAAAAATTCGGTTACTCCCTGACCGATCGTGCAAATAATTCCGCCTACCAAGAACGCCTTCAGACAATTGGTCCATACGGACCGGGAAGGCTCTCTTGCTTTGGCGAATGCTTGGTACTCTTTCGAAGACATGGATACCGGCTTATACGGTCGATTACCGCGTCCGGCGCTTTTTACGGCCAAGAAAACCACCTCCAAAGGAAATTGCGACATACTTGTAGCGTTAATTATTTCCCATTGTGGGGCATTGTCATTCGGACGATCGACTTTAAAGCTGTGGAACAGGCACTGTTGGGCGTTTACCCACATACAATGGTAATGCTTCTTTCCAACAACCCGACCCCACTTACGGAGGTGGCCTTCCCGTGCCCGGTTTTATCACATCGATTGCCTTGTTCTTGAAGCAATTATCTTTACTCGTGTCTTATGTCAAAAATAACGCGTTTCCCCAGCCTCTCACCGACGATGAAGAGGCGTTGCATTTGCAACGGCTTGCCGAAGGTAACCCCGTTTCCCGAAACCTGCTTATCGAACACAATTTGAGATTGGTTGCCCATATCGTCAAGAAATTCGATAACACCGGAGAGGATTTGGAAGATCTCATCTCGATCGGAACGATCGGACTCATTAAAGCGATCGAGAGCTTCCAACCGAACAAAGGCACGAAACTTGCTACCTTCGCCGCTCGTTGCATCGAGAACGAAATTCTAATGCATCTACGGTCGTTAAAGAAAACGAGAAAAGACGTTTCGCTTCATGATCCGATAGGAACCGACAAAGAAGGCAACGAGATCACTCTGCAGGATATTCTCGGCACCGAGCCGGACGAAGTGGTCGAGAAAGTTCAGTTGAAAATCGAGAAAAGCAAAATTTACCGCAATCTCGATATATTGGACGATCGCGAGCAGGAAGTCATTCGCGGACGGTTCGGGTTGGACGGCGGCGGGGACGAGCGAACCCAACGAGAAATCGCTCGGGAGCTCGGAATATCGAGGAGTTACGTGTCAAGAATCGAGAAGAGAGCGTTAATGAAACTCTATCACGAGTTTTATAAGGCTAAGCGTTAATGCATAATTGAAAAACCGACGAGTTTGCTTGAGTAGAAGCGAACGCGTCGGTTTATTAATATACGGTTAAAATGCCACAGATTCTAACGGAACCAGCAGACTTTATTTTTCTCAAAAAGGGGCTTTTCAAAATCTAACGGAAATGTGCGCTCTTATTTGAGTGTTTTCCATTGAAAATATGGTTTTTGAATGGGATTAATCAACGGACCGTAGGCGGTTACTTCTGCCGTAATTCATCGAATTGACGAATCAGATGCGAAAATAGACGATCAATTGAATAAGAAACTTGGGTCGAAAAATACAAAAACTTGTACTTAAACACAAAACGGGAGGCACAGGAAACCTCCTGTACCACCCGTTTTCATAAATGTTTGTTCCCCCAATGAGACCATAATTCATTCATACGAGATGAGTTTTGTTCATACGATGGGGTTATGTTTGATTTATAACTGATGCTTACAGTCCGAAATCGCCGGCGGGAAGATTAACCGCCCGGCACATTTCCCTGACCACGTTTTTCTCCGATTCGTCGAAATCGCCGTCGGCGGCACCGATTGCGCAACAAACGCTAATGACAACGCGTGCTTCGGGCTTGTCCTTGAATTTGATAATCGGCTTCATCGCTTCGGCTTTACCGATCATATGATCGAAATCGAAATTGCTCGTATAATGGTTGAATCTTTCGATGACCTTCGAGATTTCGAACACTTTAAGCTCTTCGTTATGGTTAATATAACCGATCATCTTTTGTTTCTCGGAGCCGTCGATTTTTCCGTCGGCTGCAGCCACGATCGCACATCCGGCGACAACCGCGTCCATGAAATCCTTATTCTTGAACTTCGATACTTGATCTTTAAGTCCTTGGCGCATGGAAGTTAGCTTTTGCGAAAATGTACTCATGACATTAATTCCTCCTGTGGTTTACCTGCAATTGTGTTTGCTTAATTTCTAAATTGTACCTTATGGGACTCCAACGATCAAATTTTACGGCGATTTCAAGAAAAGATTGTCGAAATTGTGTCGGAGCCATTATCGGAATCGGCCCTATGTGGCTGGAGCTTTAGGCGTCATTCTCTTCTTATTCTTGTTTTTCAAACCTACTCTCTAGAACGAATATCATCGTCGGACAGCCCGCTGAACTTCATCAGCGGGCTGTCCGTGTTCAACTCCATTTTCAACCAAAAGCGAAGATTATTTTCCACACTGACAAATGCTTCGCGTAAGTCTATAATAACAAAGGTACGAAACATTATCGGAATGTCTTAGAGGTGCTTGAAGTGACCATTATCGTATATGACTTAGAAATGACGGTTCGGCGCAAGAAGGGCCAAATCGCCGAAATTATCGAAATCGGAGCGGCTAAAGTTCGTCTGGTCGACGATGTCCCGCAGATTATCGAAACGTTCCAATCGTTCGTGAAGCCGATGATCGTTCCTCAGCTGACCGCGGATACGACCGCTTTTACCGGAATTACGCAAGATGACGTTAACGGAGCGGGCACGCTTGAACAAGTCGTTCGCGAATATACGGAATGGATGGGATCGGACGAATATTTTCTGTGCGCGTGGGGACCGGACGACTTGCGACAACTCGTGCAGGAATGCCGACAGCATCAGATCGCGACCGATTGGATCGTTAACCATAACAACCTGCAGAAGATGTTATCCAAAATATACAAGCTAGAGAAACACCAGCAGATGGGTTTAAAACCGGCGCTCGAGATGCTGGAAATTCCCTTTTCCGGCTCCCACCACAGGGCGATGGACGACGCGATTAACACCGCGCATATTCTTGTTAAGTTGTTCGACCAGTTTCAATTTAAGCGCAACAAGCTGAGCGACGAAGCGAAAATCGAAAGCGAAGTCGTCTATAAGACCGACCACTACGAGAATTTGCCCTTCGCCGGACTCGCCGGTTTGTTCCCCGAACAGCAAAAGTAGCCGCATCGACGGACAACGCGGCTACTTTCGGCAATCTCATTTGTTACTCCTGGTCATCCAGGCCTCTTTAAGAAATCTCAACGGAGGCTGATCCATTAGCTGCAGCCTGACGCAGTCCCACGCGGCCAACGTCAGCCTCTGAAGTTTCCAGGCCGCATGTCCCGCCATCTGCACCACTATCCCGCATTTCGCGGTTCGAGCGACTCCCCAGCTAACCCCATCCGGAATAGCTTCCATGCTTTCCAACGCTTCGCGTATCCTGACCACAAGATCCGAGGTAACCCGATCGGAAAATACGGAGAATATTCCCATGTGGGTGTAACCTCCGAAACAGCCGACATTATCGACTTGCATTCGGGCGGGTTCCCACTTCTGTCTCTGATAATGTACGAGTTCTCCCTTGTACATGACCGTTATCTTCGAATCGTACGAATGGAAAGAAAACGCCTCGCCTCGCGATAGCCTTCCCGGACAAAAGATATCCCCGACCACGCAGATCGACCCATCAGCCAGATCGATCTCCGTTTCGGAGACGAAACGAGCATTCCGAAATAACATAATCGGCTCCGGCATCCATTCGAGTATGGCTTCGGGCCCTAACATGAACCGTTGGTACAACCTAGAATCGCTGCCGGACTCGCAAGGATGTACTCGGGTATAGGCTTGATTCGTCGCATAGAGGCGAGCGCCCTCGCGCAGTTCCCAATCAAACACATACCGGTCCCCTTCAAGCAGACCGGGGGAACCGTCCATTTGCAAGACGGCCAATTGCTTCCCATTACCGCTTCCGAGAGGGAATGTTTTCGCGATCTTAAGCGGTGAAGTATGATACCGGGAAATCAACTCCGGACGGCCGTTTATTATCCCGACCGTAGCCCGGAGCTCCGACAACCTCTCGATTAAAGGGATTGCGCCTAGACTAGACGGCGGCCTCATGGCGAACCGTCTCCCGAGCTACCCAATCCGAGACGACGTTTAATCCCTCGCCTCCGAACAAATTCGTGAAGACGAACGGCCTTTCGCCGCGCATTTGGCGGGAATCGCGTTCCATCACTTCCAAGCTGGCTCCTACGTACGGAGCCAGGTCGATTTTGTTAATGATCAGCAGATCCGATCTCATAATTCCGGGACCGCCTTTGCGAGGGATTTTCTCGCCTTGGGCAACGTCGATAATGTAGATGAACCGATCAACGAGCTCCGGGCTGAAAGCCGCGGCCAGATTGTCTCCGCCGCTCTCGATCAAGATCAAATCCAGATCGGGAAAACGTTGCTCAAGCTCCTCGACGGCCTCGAAATTCATCGAAGCATCTTCGCGAATGGCCGTATGCGGACATCCTCCGGTTTCAACGCCGATAATCCGATCGTCTGGCAAACACCCTGTATCGGACAGAATTCGCGCATCTTCCTTCGTATAGATGTCGTTCGTGATCACCGCTAAGTTAATTTTGTCCTTCAATTGAAAGGCAAGCTGCTCCACAAGCTTTGTTTTGCCGGATCCGACCGGGCCTCCGATTCCGATTCGCATCGGACGTCCTCCCGTGACTTGGGGCGTTTCCCACTCATGATGATGATGTCCTTCTTTTCCTTGGCACATATGCAATCCCTCCGCTTATAAGTGTTTTTTCGCTTCTTATGACATAAACAACCGGGAATATAACGTCTCATGCCGAATCATCGCAAGCTCGGCAAGAGGCATCGCGCTATAAGCCTCCGATGGATCCATTTCCCGCACGGCCTCCCACGACCGCGTAATGTCCGGGAACAAGGAAGCGGTCAAGCGTTGAGCTTCCGTCTGCCCCATCGAGATCAATCTCAAGGCCGCGTTCACGCATGTGGCGACCGCCGTATACAGGTATCCCTCCGCCGCTCTTCCAAGCGAAACCTGCAGTTCGCGGCAGATCACCCCATAGACGAGAGGATAACTGCCGTAACATTGCCCGCCGCGAGTGTCCTCATGAAGACTTCGTAGCGTCATCGACATAGACGGAAACAGCTCGGGAGCCAGCTTCAGCAGCCTCCGGCCGATTTTCTCCATCCCGTCCCGGGATTCAGGGGCAAGTCTTTGAAGATGGACTAGCTTCTCGATTTCGTAAGCATAAGCATTCCGATTTCTATTATCTGTGCCGTAGTCTCCACCTGGGGCAACTCCGAACGCGGCTTTAATGACCATGAGGTCGCTAGTCGCCCAGCTATGCCGCAGCATGGATATCATGTATTGGCGCAAGCTCGCTCCGTCCATGACTAGTCCGTCCTGAACGAGCGACTCCAATCCGAAGGAATGGGCAAAGCTGCCGATCGGCAGAGCCGAATCCAACAATAGCTGCAAGGAAAGCCACTGGCCGGAGCCCAATGATTCGCCTTCTGCTCCCCCTGCATCCTTCACGTCCGATCCGCCTCCTTCCTTGGAATGCTAGAATTTATGGATTAGAACAAAAAATACCTTTGAGCCATCGGAACGACGGAAGCCGGCTCGCATATCGCAAGCTCTCCGTCGACCGTTACTTTGTAAGTATCCGGATCGACTTCGATGACCGGCGTCGCATCGTTGCGGATCATGTCCTTCTTACCGATATTGCGGCAATTTTTGACCGGCTCGATTCGTTTCTGCAAGCCAAGTTCGTCGGCGATTCCTCGATCGTACGCCGCCTGCGACACGAAAGTAATCGAGCTACGAAACAGCGATTTTCCGTACGAAGCGAACATCGGCCTGCCGAATACCGGCTGAGGCGTCGGGATCGAAGCATTCGGATCTCCCATCTGCGCGTAGGCAATGCTGCCGCCCTTCAAGACGAGATCCGGCTTTACGCCGAAGAAGGACGGGCTCCATACGACCACGTCTGCCCATTTGCCCGGTTCGAGGGAACCGACGAGGTGAGAAATTCCGTGAGCGATCGCCGGATTAATCGTGTATTTGGACACGTAACGTTTGATCCGTTCATTGTCGCCTTCTTCGTCGTCCCCATCTAGCGGTCCCCTCTGCGTTTTCATTTTGTCCGCGGTTTGCCAAGTGCGGGTAATGACTTCCCCGACGCGCCCCATCGCTTGCGAATCCGAGCTGATGATGCTGAAAGCGCCGAGATCGTGCAAAATATCTTCCGCGGCGATCGTCTCCGGACGGATGCGCGAATCGGCGAACGCTACATCCTCGGGAATTCCGCTATCCAGATGATGGCAGACCATCAGCATATCCAAATGCTCTTCGATCGTGTTCACCGTAAAAGGTCGCGTAGGATTCGTCGAGGAGGGAATGATATTCGGCTCACCGGCCGCCTTGATAATATCCGGGGCATGACCGCCGCCCGCTCCTTCGGTATGATACGTGTGAATCGTTCGGCCGCCGATCGCCCTAAGCGTATCCTCTACGAATCCCGCTTCGTTTAACGTATCCGTATGGATCGCCACCTGAACGTCGAACCGATCTGCCGCCGATAGACAAGCGTCGATCGCCGCGGGCGTCGTCCCCCAGTCCTCGTGCAGCTTAAGCCCGATAGCGCCCGCCTCGATCTGCTCGATTAGAGGAGCCGGCGTCGAAGCGTTCCCTTTGCCCAGAAAACCGAGATTCATCGGAAAAGCCTCCGCAGCCTCCAGCATCCGGCGGAGATGCCACGCTCCCGGCGTGCAGGTCGTTGCGTTCGTCCCCGTCGCCGGCCCCGTCCCTCCGCCGATCATCGTCGTTACGCCAGATGACAGCGCGGTCTCGATCTGCTGCGGGCAAATGTAATGAATGTGCGTATCGATGCCGCCGGCTGTCACGATCTTGCCTTCCCCGGCAATGACTTCCGTGCTTGCACCGACGACCATTCCTTCATCCACGCCGTCCATGATATCCGGATTACCGGCTTTGCCTATCCCGACGATGACGCCGTCTTTGATCCCGATGTCGCCCTTCACGATTCCCCAATGGTCGATCACGACTGCATTCGTAATCAACGTATCCAGCACGCCTTCGTCTCTGATTGCACGGCTAGATTGACCCATTCCGTCCCGGATGACCTTACCTCCGCCGAATTTGCACTCATCCCCGTACACGGTGTAGTCCTGCTCGACAACCGCCCACAACCCCGTATCCGCAAGTCTTACCGCATCTCCGGCCGTAGGGCCGAACATTCCGGCGTAGCTCTGACGATCCATCCGCATGCCCGTTCTCTCCCTTCTTACTCCGTCCTGCTCCACATGTCACTTTGGAACTCACTTCAACGCTTCCCAAGCTTTTAGTCTATCTGCAACTGCGGCAGTCATCTCTCCCGATGCAGATCCATTTGAAATCCCATTCAATCCGAAAGCCATCTTGGCGCCGCCTAATTCGGTAAGAACGATCGGCTTTTCTTCTCCTGGCTCGAATCTGACCGCCGTACCCGCAGGGATATCCAATCTCATGCCGAAAGCTTGCTCCCTAGGAAAACGCAAAGACCGATTCACTTCGAAAAAGTGGTAGTGGGAACCGACCTGAACCGGACGATCGCCAACGTTGTTTACGATAAGCTCGACGGTACGCCTTCCTTCGTTTAGCTGAATTTCTCCGGATTTCGCCCTAATTTCACCTGGAATCATTACCTATCCCCCTTCCATTGACGCCCTAAGCAATCGGCTGATGAACGGTAACGAGTTTCGTACCGTCCGGGAAAGTCGCCTCCACTTGCACCTCGTGAATCATTTCCGGAACGCCTTCCATCACTTGCTCCCTAGTCAATAATGTGGTGCCATAAGACATCATCTCAGCTACCGATTTCCCGTCTCTGGCACCTTCCATAATGGCCGACGTAATCAACGCGATGCATTCCGGATAATTAAGCTTCACGCCGCGAGCTAATCTTCTTTGCGCTAAATCGGCCGCTACCGTAATTAGCAATTTTTCTTTTTCGCGTTCCGTCAGATTCAATTTCCCATCCCCTTCAGAACTTTTCTTCCCATTATAGGTAACCTAATCCGAGAAGTAAATAATATATGTTATGTTTTATTACATAATTTATTGATTAATTGTGTAAATCCCACTTATTTCAAACGATATATAACACATACATGACGCAAAATCACCATAATTTACTGAAGCGATTGTTTAACGATTCACCGCGTTATTCGAAAGCCTTGTCTGGTCAAGCCGTCTCGTTCTGTGATAAAATCAAGGATATGACATTCCGGTTTAACAGAAAGCGAGGGGCTAAATTTGGCTAACAAAAAAATGCGTTCAGACATGATCACCAAAGGCTTCGACCGCGCACCGCACCGCAGCTTGCTGCGTGCCGCCGGCGTTAAAGAAGAAGATTTCGGCAAACCCTTCATTGCAGTATGCAATTCT
Encoded proteins:
- a CDS encoding tellurite resistance TerB family protein produces the protein MSTFSQKLTSMRQGLKDQVSKFKNKDFMDAVVAGCAIVAAADGKIDGSEKQKMIGYINHNEELKVFEISKVIERFNHYTSNFDFDHMIGKAEAMKPIIKFKDKPEARVVISVCCAIGAADGDFDESEKNVVREMCRAVNLPAGDFGL
- a CDS encoding carbohydrate ABC transporter permease, producing the protein MAINRQFKTALFHVIVLGCGLLMLYPVFWLISSSVKPTTEIFTSKGLWPSSITFEHYSQGWNGLRNIQFGRFFLNSILLCVVAVIGTVLSSSMAAFSFARIDFPLKNLLFALMLGTIMLPGHVTLIPQYIMFHEIGWVDTYLPLMTPKFVGDAFFVFLIVQFIRGIPKELDESAKIDGCGWFTLYFRIIMPLSLPALMTAAIFTFMGTWDDFFGQLIYLSDIKKFTVPLGLRLFLDSSGSSNWGAVFAMSVLSIVPSLVIFFLGQKYFTQGIATTGLKG
- a CDS encoding carbohydrate ABC transporter permease, coding for MQKYKTYAAGYLFLLPWLIGFILLYLSPIIASLYLSFTKYDLLTAPKWIGFENYKTMFTDDYRLGDSIKVTFQYVLLSVPFRLAFALGLAMLLNQGMKLLGLYRTIYYIPSLLGGSVAISVLWKQVFDKEGIFNQGLSFIGIEGPNWIADPKYAIYSLIGLSVWQFGSVMIIFLAGLKQIPQELYEAATVDGASIFRKFSKITMPLLTPVIFFNLTITLIQSFQTFTKAFIISNGSGGPINSTLLYSLYLYIKGFTFLDMGYASAMAWLLLVIIAAFTGLLFLTSRYWVYYSDGRN
- the spoVAC gene encoding stage V sporulation protein AC translates to MAVKSAGRGNRPYKPVSMSSKEYQAFAKAREPSRSVWTNCLKAFLVGGIICTIGQGVTEFFIAVFHMSSKDASNPTVAIMILLSVILTSMGVYDKIAQWAGAGSAVPVTGFANSMASAAIEHRAEGLVLGVGSNMFKLAGSVIVFGVVAAFVIGIIYWVFGIGAWHDTTG
- a CDS encoding ABC transporter substrate-binding protein, with product MLNKKTITGVSLALTMLLSACSNGANEPSKESSASQPAASPSADSGKKVELRMSWWGSDERHEKTQKVIELFEQKNPGVKITGEYSGFDGYMDKLNTQIAAGNAPDLIQMGGNIKEYVDKKALLDLTPYVGNVLVLDDFNGGYVKAATFEEKLYGVTLGVSSTALMYNASMFEKAGVPLPTDTWTYEDFKTSTTQIAQKLGKGHYGSYDLSSDAASLASYLGSNGKELYRDGERHFDSQDMINWFTMWDELRKAGAIVPADVQVANPPTAVDKSLIVKGQVAIQSMSASQIFGFQELTQDKLALSMYPNGSAGSGMVPPISGQFITSYEGTKHPEEVAKFINFMVNDPEAGVILGSTRGVPPAGKIRDVLSAQSTPVDKVLYDYISLVSDTAPAVEYQQFPLDNEFIKLLQLTSEKIAFGAQPIDSSVNEFMTELDKLLVKAKAQ
- the sigK gene encoding RNA polymerase sporulation sigma factor SigK; its protein translation is MPGFITSIALFLKQLSLLVSYVKNNAFPQPLTDDEEALHLQRLAEGNPVSRNLLIEHNLRLVAHIVKKFDNTGEDLEDLISIGTIGLIKAIESFQPNKGTKLATFAARCIENEILMHLRSLKKTRKDVSLHDPIGTDKEGNEITLQDILGTEPDEVVEKVQLKIEKSKIYRNLDILDDREQEVIRGRFGLDGGGDERTQREIARELGISRSYVSRIEKRALMKLYHEFYKAKR
- the spoVAD gene encoding stage V sporulation protein AD, whose translation is MLQGKRTWVFPKPPVIIATGTVVGPDEGEGPLSSDFDLVHPDLEIGQPSWEKSERVLLEQASDIALQHAKLSKDKLSFFVGGDLMNQIISNTFAARTLGAPYLGVFGACSTSMESLAIASLIVSSGAGEYAMAGTCSHNCTVEKQFRYPTEYGSQKPPTAQYTVTGAGASIIASEGEGPIITAATIGKIMDLGIKDPFNMGAAMAPAAVDTIQGHLQDTGREPGYYDLIVTGDLAGVGHPIATEMLQRNGVPMDQTKFQDCGLMIYDVQKQKVQAGGSGCACSAVVTYGHLLKRIHKGELNRILVVATGALLSPLSYQQGESIPCVAHAVAIEAPNTEKQRGAEL
- the spoVAE gene encoding stage V sporulation protein AE is translated as MDYVWAFVVGGAICVVGQLLFDVVKLTPAHTMSLLVVTGAVMDAVGWYDPLVDFAGAGATVPITSFGNALVHGALSELQDVGWIGVITGIFSITSAGISAAIVFSFLAALVVKPKG